A genomic window from Pantoea alhagi includes:
- a CDS encoding Gfo/Idh/MocA family oxidoreductase: MALIQGKIRTAVVGFGISGQVFHAPLLAADAHFALDVIVTGDAERRAQARQRYPQARLAASWEELLQLIDAGDVELDLLVLGTPPQGHRTQAEAAIARGLHLVIDKPFVPHSRDGEALLAAARAAGTLLTVFQNRRWDGDFLTVKKLLSQDALGEIRTFESRFEWWRPQGFGNWRDHATIAQGGGLLLDLGSHLIDQALQLFGPVADSYAELARHTQPALSDADEESFVSLLHVNGVRTRLWMNGLAARQGPRFHLLGSQAGFSKWGLDNQEPALAAGMTPLDAAWGLEEPSRWGTLTHNNQDRIIETERGDYPAFYRQLANALLEGAPLPVDAVESLAALRLIEDLHTRYAVRTA, translated from the coding sequence ATGGCGTTAATACAGGGAAAAATTCGTACTGCGGTGGTGGGATTCGGCATTTCCGGTCAGGTGTTTCACGCGCCACTGCTCGCTGCCGATGCGCATTTTGCGCTGGACGTTATCGTTACCGGCGATGCTGAACGCCGGGCGCAGGCCCGACAGCGCTATCCGCAGGCGCGGCTGGCAGCAAGCTGGGAAGAGTTGTTACAGCTAATTGATGCGGGCGACGTTGAACTGGATCTGCTGGTGCTGGGCACGCCGCCGCAGGGTCATCGCACACAGGCGGAAGCTGCCATTGCGCGCGGATTGCATCTGGTGATTGATAAACCTTTTGTTCCGCACAGTCGTGACGGCGAAGCGCTGCTCGCCGCCGCCCGGGCTGCCGGGACGCTGCTGACGGTGTTTCAAAACCGCCGCTGGGACGGTGATTTTCTGACGGTGAAAAAGCTGCTGAGTCAGGATGCGCTGGGCGAAATCCGCACTTTTGAATCACGTTTTGAATGGTGGCGACCGCAGGGATTCGGCAACTGGCGCGACCACGCAACTATCGCGCAAGGCGGCGGCCTGCTGCTCGATCTTGGCAGCCATCTGATCGATCAGGCGTTACAGCTCTTTGGTCCGGTGGCCGACAGCTACGCCGAGCTGGCACGCCATACGCAGCCCGCGCTTTCCGATGCCGACGAAGAGAGCTTTGTGTCGCTGCTGCACGTTAACGGCGTGCGTACCCGTCTGTGGATGAACGGGCTCGCCGCGCGCCAGGGACCGCGTTTTCATCTGCTGGGCAGCCAGGCAGGCTTTAGCAAATGGGGACTGGATAATCAGGAACCTGCGCTGGCGGCCGGCATGACGCCGCTGGATGCCGCCTGGGGCCTGGAAGAGCCCAGCCGCTGGGGCACGCTGACCCACAATAACCAGGATCGCATTATCGAGACCGAGCGCGGCGACTATCCCGCTTTCTATCGCCAACTGGCGAATGCGTTACTGGAAGGTGCTCCGCTGCCGGTAGATGCCGTAGAGTCGCTGGCGGCGCTGCGTCTGATTGAAGATTTACATACCCGTTACGCCGTCCGCACTGCCTGA
- a CDS encoding NAD(P)/FAD-dependent oxidoreductase, giving the protein MSLKNNQKPVVVIGGGAIGVSSAVHLLRQGAQVTLVTEAALGSGASGRSLSWLNSAGERAREYHALRMAGIDRYRTLFAHHPDLPWLRFDGGLYWAADDDRGTQARHAYEKAHGYDSALVSPENIDAFTQNIAPQAMANSAIYNAGEGWVSLPHLIGWLMEEFHQRGGQLIEHAGKATVKTDASGRVCGISTTRAGELSADKVLVACGPQTPEVVAPLGVTIPNGSPVSMLVTTEPVVKPINVVMNTPRAAVRPNPGNTLAVDHDWYEEHISAVGDGEYRIPEPVVQELLDEASKLIAGKPALRASGWKIGLKPIPGDGNPIFGELQKVPGCFVAFTHSGATLALIAGELLAEEMLSGEPHPMFATFRAERFSQA; this is encoded by the coding sequence ATGTCACTGAAAAATAATCAGAAACCTGTGGTGGTGATTGGCGGCGGCGCTATCGGCGTGTCCAGCGCGGTACATCTGCTGCGTCAGGGTGCGCAGGTAACGCTGGTTACCGAAGCGGCGCTGGGATCCGGCGCATCGGGACGCTCCCTTTCCTGGCTCAATTCCGCTGGAGAACGTGCGCGTGAATATCATGCGCTGCGTATGGCGGGCATCGATCGCTATCGCACACTGTTTGCCCACCATCCCGATCTCCCCTGGCTGCGCTTTGACGGCGGCCTTTACTGGGCTGCAGATGACGATCGCGGCACCCAGGCGCGCCACGCATATGAAAAAGCGCATGGCTACGACTCTGCGCTGGTCAGCCCGGAAAATATCGACGCTTTTACGCAGAATATTGCGCCGCAGGCGATGGCTAACAGCGCCATTTATAACGCTGGTGAGGGCTGGGTAAGCCTGCCGCATCTGATCGGCTGGCTGATGGAAGAATTTCATCAGCGAGGCGGCCAACTGATTGAGCATGCCGGGAAGGCCACGGTGAAAACCGATGCCAGCGGACGCGTCTGCGGTATCAGCACCACGCGTGCCGGTGAGCTGTCGGCAGATAAAGTGCTGGTAGCCTGCGGGCCGCAAACGCCGGAGGTAGTTGCGCCGCTTGGCGTCACTATCCCGAATGGCTCGCCGGTCTCAATGCTGGTTACCACCGAGCCCGTAGTTAAGCCGATTAATGTGGTGATGAATACGCCGCGCGCCGCTGTGCGACCCAACCCAGGCAATACGCTGGCGGTGGATCATGACTGGTATGAAGAGCATATTTCTGCTGTTGGCGATGGCGAATACCGTATCCCGGAGCCGGTGGTGCAGGAGTTGCTGGATGAAGCCAGCAAACTGATCGCTGGCAAGCCTGCACTGCGCGCCAGCGGCTGGAAGATAGGCCTGAAGCCGATTCCAGGCGATGGCAATCCGATTTTTGGCGAGCTGCAAAAGGTGCCGGGCTGCTTTGTCGCCTTTACTCACTCCGGTGCCACGCTGGCGCTGATTGCCGGTGAGTTGCTGGCGGAAGAGATGCTCAGCGGTGAGCCACATCCAATGTTTGCGACCTTCCGTGCCGAACGCTTTAGCCAGGCTTAA
- a CDS encoding RcnB family protein translates to MRNTTKILFSGALIGALAFTSVTHAEGEPQAAPAEAVPQTPAQQDPNQGVPQTPAQQDPTQGQTQDAPASAVPQYPAQTQPQVEPATPDAATPDTAQQQPKEPYEVTEFFSDAQRYTIGSVVPEKYRTKTYEITEWQKRHLPAPDADSHWTYMGGNYVLISKADGKIIKARSGDIFFH, encoded by the coding sequence ATGCGTAACACCACTAAGATTTTATTTTCGGGCGCATTGATCGGCGCGCTGGCATTTACTTCTGTTACCCATGCGGAAGGAGAGCCGCAGGCCGCTCCGGCGGAAGCCGTGCCGCAAACGCCAGCCCAGCAGGATCCGAATCAGGGCGTGCCGCAAACGCCAGCTCAACAGGATCCGACTCAGGGACAAACTCAGGATGCGCCAGCATCCGCCGTGCCGCAGTATCCTGCCCAGACCCAACCACAGGTTGAGCCGGCAACGCCTGATGCCGCAACGCCGGATACGGCTCAGCAGCAGCCGAAAGAGCCTTACGAAGTAACCGAATTCTTTAGCGATGCGCAGCGCTACACGATTGGTTCGGTGGTACCGGAAAAGTATCGGACGAAGACCTACGAGATTACTGAATGGCAAAAACGCCACCTGCCTGCGCCGGATGCTGACAGCCACTGGACCTATATGGGCGGTAACTATGTGCTGATTTCCAAAGCGGACGGCAAAATTATTAAAGCCAGATCGGGCGATATTTTCTTCCATTAA